TGAGCATGGACAGACCCGAGCAGAAACGGGCCGCCAGTCGTGCGCGCCCGTACACCCTGACCGGCGGACGAACCCGGGCCCGGGTCGAGGTACCGATCGAAGCTCCGGTGGAGGCCCTGCTGTCAGCCGGTGAACTCGACTGCGCGCCGGGCGACATCCCCGCCGTCATCGTCCGGCTGTGTGACAGCCGGCCGTCGATCGCGGAGATCTCGGCGTACGCCGGTCTGCCCATCGGCGTGACCCGGGTGCTGGTGAGCGACCTGGTGGACAGCGGCCACCTTCGTGTTCACGCCACCCTGACCGACCGCTCGACCGTTGCAGAACGGCGCCTACTGATCGAAAGGACCCTCAGTGGCTTACGCGCACTCTGACTCCGGCCCCACGGTGTCTTCGACGAAGATCGTGATTGCCGGCGGATTCGGCGTCGGCAAGACCACGTTCGTCGGCGCCGTGTCGGAGATCGTGCCGTTGCGCACCGAGGCACTCGTCACGAACGCCTCGCAGGGCCACGACGACCTCGAGGCGATCCCCGGCAAGGAGACCACCACGGTCGCCATGGATTTCGGCCGGATCACGATCGCAGACGACCTGGTGCTGTACCTGTTCGGCACTCCGGGGCAGCGGCGGTTCTGGTTCATGTGGGACGACCTGGTCCATGGTGCGATCGGCGCCGTGGTGCTCGTCGACACCCGCAGGCTCGAGGACAGCTTCGCGGCCGTCGACTTCTTCGAGGCCCGCAGCCTGCCGTTCCTGATCGCCGTCAACGAGTTCGACGACTCCCCGAAGTACAGCATCGACGAGCTGCGCGAGGCACTGTCGGTGTCCCCCAACGTACCCATCATCAATGTCGATGCACGGCAACGTGATTCGGCGAAGAACGCGTTGATCGCCATCACGTCGTTCGCGCTGGAACGTCTTCCGTCGTCAGCGTTCTAGATCCACCGTCCGCCAGTCTCACAGTCTCGAGGAAACCCGTCATGAACCACCAAGTACATCACTTCGACATGGGCCTCTGGCTGCTGTTCCTGGCGTACATCGTCTCGGTGACCGGCTCGGTCGTCGGCCTGGCCTGCACCCGCTGCGGTGCCAGGGCAACCAGCGGACGCGATCGCCTCCGCTGGCTGCTCATGGCCTCGATCGCCATTGGCGGGGTTGGCATCTGGCTCATGCACTTCATCGCGATGCTCGGCTTCGCGATCCCGAACAGCACGGTCCGGTACCACCTCGGCTGGACGATCGCCTCGGCTGTGATCGCGATCGCCGCCGTCTTCGTCGGGCTGATCACCATCGGCCGCGAATTCGACCTGCGCCGACTGCTGGCCGGCGGCGTGATCACCGGCCTGGCGGTCGCGGTGATGCACTACACCGGCATGTGGGCGGTGCAGATGCAGGGCACCATGACCTACGACACCACCCTCGTCGTGCTCTCCTTCGTGATCGCCGTGGTCGCCGCGACCGCAGCGCTGTGGTTCACCCTGGTCCTCAAATCGCGCGGGCTCCGATTCGTGGCCGGCCTGGTGATGGGCGTCGCCGTCGTCGGCATGCACTACACCGGCATGGCCGCGGTCCGGGTGAGTGTCGATCACATGATGCCGGTTCCCGGTGGGCCCGAGGTGTTCTCGTTCCTGTTCCCGGTCTTCGTGATCGGCCTGCTCGCACTCGGCGTGCCGATCACCGCCGTCATGCTGGCTCCCGATCGCAACGCCGAGGAGAGCGAAGCCGAGTCGCGTCCGGTGGCCGCCACGGCCGGCGGCCGGCACCGGTAGGTCAGGCGGCGAGGAGTTCGTCGATCTGGTTGATCGCCGAAGAAGCGCCCTCGACCACACCCATGTCCAGAACCTGCTGAAGTGCTTCGGCGGAGGCGTAGGTGCTGACGTAGACCGCCCGGGTGCCACCGTTGTGTTCGGCGAAGGTGTAGACGTTCTTCGACACCGGCAGCTCGGGGTTGGGGTTGAAATCCTCGTCGGCGAATCCCTCGTCGAACGAGAAGCTCGCCGGCTCGTCGACCGCGGTGATCTCCCAGTATCCCGCGTACTTCTCGCCCTCCGGGCCGGTCATGAAATAGGTGACGCGGCCGCCGGGTGCGAAGCTGTGGTCGACCACGGTCGCCGGGAAAGTCGGCGGCCCCCATACCTTCTCCAGCTGGCGCGGGTCGGCGTACACCTGCCAGACGCGCTGCACCGGCGCGGCGAAGTCCGCGGTGATCGTCAGCGTCAGGTTGTCGAGATCGTGTTTGACATCGGTCACGGGCATGGTCAGTCCTCCTTGGGATCGGATGCGATCAGTTCATCGATACGGGCGATGCGGCCACGCCAAACCTGTTCCAGCTCAGTCAACATGGACGCCACCGACCGCACTGCCTCCACGTCACCGCTGGCCAGCTGCTCACGACCGTTGCGCCGCTTGATGATCAGCCCGGCCTTCTCCAGCACGGCGACGTGCTTCTGCACTGCCGCGAAGCTCATGTCGTACTTCGCCGCGAGCACCGAGACCGAGTGTTCACCGGCCAGGACCCGGCGCATGATGTCCCGCCTGGTCCGATCGGCGAGCGCGTGAAACAGGGCATCCGCCCGGTCCTCATCGCTCTCGGTCACCACTCCAATATACAACCGATTGGTTGTATGTTGTCAAGAGTGTTCGCGGGTCAACCCCAGTACGAGAAGTTGCACACCGGGTTCACCTCGGTCTTGAACGACACGAGTTTGTCGCCATCCATCATGATCGTGCAGGTCAGTGCGGTACTCCCGCCGTCCGCGGCAACCTCCGATTCGAGCTCGTCGTAGACGGGGTACTGCTTCTCCCACGGCAGCGTCACATTCGTCTCGGTCTGCTCCGCGCCGCCGTTGATCCGGTAGCGAATGGTCACCGGAGCGCTGCCACCGGTGACCTTCATGACGGCTGTGCCTACCGGTGGGCCGGTCGGCTCGGACACCTCGGGAGACTCCGATGCCGCGGCGCTCGTCGTCATCGCCACCGGTGTTCCCGTAGTCGTGGTGCACCCTGTGGCCGCCGCGGCAACCAACACAGCACCGACACTCGCCCATTTGAGTCCGCTGCGTCCACGCATACCTGAGACTACGACGGAGTGTCACCTTGGTCGCCAAAACGCCATGCCGACATCAGCCGATGTCATATATTGACCCCGCGTGTGTTCGCGACGGCTGGCATTCCCGCCACCGGCAGCTCCGAACACCATCGCGGAATGTCAAGGGGGACATCGGTAATGGTGAACAGTTCGTGCTGCCCGGAGAACGCCAGACGCATACCGCTGCGGTACGGCCTGTCGGTCGTGGCCATCGGCATCGGCCTCGCGGGCGTCAGTGCGCACCCCGTGGCATGGGCGGATCCCGGCACCACAGGTTCATCGAGCTCGTCGACGTCGTCGGCCTCATCGGGCCAGACCGCGAATCGCTCGACCGCGGGAACCGGCCATGGGCCCAAGAAACCTGCCGGCCGGCGCAGCACAGGGCCGAAGCGGCCGTCGTCACCCACGAAGACCAACGCGTCCGAGACCGCCGACAAAGCTGACAAGACAGCTCCCGGCACCACCGCGGACGACGGCAACAACACCCCCGCCGCCCAGCCGAATTCGGCAGCGCCGCAGCTCGAGTCGATTGCCGACATCGTGCGCGGGAAGCTCCGCGCCATCAAGCCAGCCGGGCCAGCACGGGCCGAGGACACCGAACCGGC
Above is a window of Mycolicibacterium boenickei DNA encoding:
- a CDS encoding SRPBCC family protein, which encodes MPVTDVKHDLDNLTLTITADFAAPVQRVWQVYADPRQLEKVWGPPTFPATVVDHSFAPGGRVTYFMTGPEGEKYAGYWEITAVDEPASFSFDEGFADEDFNPNPELPVSKNVYTFAEHNGGTRAVYVSTYASAEALQQVLDMGVVEGASSAINQIDELLAA
- a CDS encoding MHYT domain-containing protein, whose product is MNHQVHHFDMGLWLLFLAYIVSVTGSVVGLACTRCGARATSGRDRLRWLLMASIAIGGVGIWLMHFIAMLGFAIPNSTVRYHLGWTIASAVIAIAAVFVGLITIGREFDLRRLLAGGVITGLAVAVMHYTGMWAVQMQGTMTYDTTLVVLSFVIAVVAATAALWFTLVLKSRGLRFVAGLVMGVAVVGMHYTGMAAVRVSVDHMMPVPGGPEVFSFLFPVFVIGLLALGVPITAVMLAPDRNAEESEAESRPVAATAGGRHR
- a CDS encoding GTP-binding protein, giving the protein MAYAHSDSGPTVSSTKIVIAGGFGVGKTTFVGAVSEIVPLRTEALVTNASQGHDDLEAIPGKETTTVAMDFGRITIADDLVLYLFGTPGQRRFWFMWDDLVHGAIGAVVLVDTRRLEDSFAAVDFFEARSLPFLIAVNEFDDSPKYSIDELREALSVSPNVPIINVDARQRDSAKNALIAITSFALERLPSSAF
- a CDS encoding DUF742 domain-containing protein; this encodes MTLSMDRPEQKRAASRARPYTLTGGRTRARVEVPIEAPVEALLSAGELDCAPGDIPAVIVRLCDSRPSIAEISAYAGLPIGVTRVLVSDLVDSGHLRVHATLTDRSTVAERRLLIERTLSGLRAL
- a CDS encoding ArsR/SmtB family transcription factor — encoded protein: MTESDEDRADALFHALADRTRRDIMRRVLAGEHSVSVLAAKYDMSFAAVQKHVAVLEKAGLIIKRRNGREQLASGDVEAVRSVASMLTELEQVWRGRIARIDELIASDPKED